Genomic segment of Desulfobacterales bacterium:
TATCCTTCTGCATCCCACCGAAAATCGATTCCGCGGCAGTGACTTTTGCAGCGCATTGGCGGATCGGGGAATGCCGCTGCAGGCGTCCTTTGAAGTCCCCGGCATGTGGCTGCTGGGGGTGGCGGTTAAAACGAACCGGGTTTCCGCCTGAACCGCTTAACTCAATTCGTTTTCTCTTCCTTGAACTTTTTTTCAAAAACCTGGATATTCCCCAGTATGCTTTCTTTCCTTAGCCTTTCCGCTTTTTCAGCGTCCCTATCCTCAAATGACCGTATGATCTTTTCATGCGCTTCCATGGAACGCTTGAGCCTTTCCGGGCTCTGCAGAATATCGGTCCGATAGCGTTTGGTCTGTTTGACAAAGGTCTGGATCATGTTGATTAGCCGTTTATTCCGGCAGGCATTGATAAGGATTTCATGAAATTTAAGGTTTAGTTCAAAATAAGCTTTTACGTTTTTTTTGCTGACCTCAAGACGCATCTGTTTCTGTAAATTTTTTAGTTGAGCCAGCACTTCAGGGTCATATCTCTTTACGGCCCAATAATGTGCCAGACTTTCCAGGCTGGCCCTTATATGATAGATTTCTTCAATATCGTTCAGGGTAATTTGGGTGACGCTAACCCCCTTGCGCGGTTCATGTACCAGATACCCCTGGCTCTCTAAAATTCTAAGGGATTCCCGCAAAGGGGTCTGACTGACCCCGTATGTTTTGCAGAGGTCTGATTCAATCAGCCGCTGACCCGGTTTGAGTTTTCCCTCTAATATTTTTTCTTCCAGGTCTTCGGTGATAAATGTAACCAGGCTTTTCGGCCTATCTGTTTTCTTCATTGCTTTTTCAAGCCCCTAAGTTTGAGTATAAAGTAAAATATTCAAATCTAAATAAGTCCATACAAGCGGGCGGCATTGTCATGCAGAATCATGCGCCCTGCCATTTCAGCATCTTTCTTTTCTATTAACCCGAGGCGCACCGCATCCCCCAGAACCTCCGCCAAGGCTATCTTAGCCGTTTTAGCAGACAACCATGCAATTTCAGGC
This window contains:
- a CDS encoding GntR family transcriptional regulator — protein: MKKTDRPKSLVTFITEDLEEKILEGKLKPGQRLIESDLCKTYGVSQTPLRESLRILESQGYLVHEPRKGVSVTQITLNDIEEIYHIRASLESLAHYWAVKRYDPEVLAQLKNLQKQMRLEVSKKNVKAYFELNLKFHEILINACRNKRLINMIQTFVKQTKRYRTDILQSPERLKRSMEAHEKIIRSFEDRDAEKAERLRKESILGNIQVFEKKFKEEKTN